A part of Prolixibacteraceae bacterium genomic DNA contains:
- a CDS encoding DUF3098 domain-containing protein, producing MKDQNSNKFALEPANYKLLIIGIGIIVLGFILMSGGGSEDPNVFDESIFSFRRITLAPVVVLFGFLFEIFAIMYKPKNK from the coding sequence ATGAAAGATCAGAACAGTAACAAGTTTGCTTTAGAACCAGCAAATTATAAACTATTAATTATTGGCATTGGTATTATTGTACTAGGCTTTATTTTAATGAGTGGTGGCGGTTCAGAAGATCCGAATGTGTTTGATGAATCGATCTTTAGTTTCCGTAGAATCACATTGGCTCCAGTGGTGGTTTTGTTTGGGTTTCTTTTTGAAATCTTTGCCATCATGTATAAACCGAAGAACAAATAA
- a CDS encoding oligosaccharide flippase family protein translates to MGILEKQTIKGSFWSFVGAFIAFLNVTILMPRLLSTEQVGLVNVLVAIATICAQFSSLGFDAVTTRMFPYFRSEKERHHGYPFLLLMVSIIGFLLWFSLMFAGGKALVIAQNADKSPMLIDHMGYIIPLVFFLLFFNALDVLYRLLYNAVIGTFMKEVVVRILNLLLLGVYFTGAIPFDTFLTAYVAILGVPLLALLYLLVTKEKISFRPNFHFITPRLRKEIGYVAFFGIVSGFSGIAIVNIDKYMVSSYLGLEQTGIYSIAFYFGTMVLLPARALKKIGASVISDAWRHDNIKLIEDTYKKSALYQLLMGAVLYGGIVINLDNIPNILTESYASGMIIIAIIGFSNVLEMVSGQGATLLATSPKYRTQALFQFLLMLLVVVSNMLLIPIWGTVGAAIATLLSSFTILLARGVYIYHRWHIHPFGIQITRLAIVSTVATILAYLLPENIGGFWFVDMVIRSLFFLVLMGLGNFKLLKEWVDNYFSKA, encoded by the coding sequence ATGGGAATACTAGAAAAACAGACCATTAAGGGCTCCTTTTGGTCCTTTGTAGGCGCCTTTATCGCCTTCTTGAATGTTACTATTTTAATGCCACGACTGCTCTCTACCGAGCAGGTAGGATTGGTCAACGTATTGGTTGCTATTGCCACCATCTGTGCCCAATTCTCCTCTTTAGGGTTCGATGCGGTCACCACACGAATGTTCCCATACTTTCGGTCCGAAAAAGAGAGACACCATGGCTATCCTTTTCTTCTCTTGATGGTCTCTATCATCGGCTTTTTGCTTTGGTTTTCCCTAATGTTTGCAGGAGGTAAGGCGTTGGTCATCGCACAAAATGCAGATAAATCCCCCATGCTAATTGATCATATGGGGTATATCATTCCTCTGGTTTTCTTCCTGCTGTTCTTCAATGCATTAGATGTTCTATATCGTCTACTCTACAATGCCGTGATCGGAACTTTTATGAAAGAGGTGGTGGTGCGAATATTAAACCTACTACTCCTTGGAGTCTATTTCACTGGAGCCATTCCATTCGATACATTCTTGACAGCGTATGTTGCGATATTGGGAGTGCCTCTGTTGGCTCTTCTATATCTGCTGGTCACCAAAGAGAAGATCTCTTTTCGCCCCAACTTCCACTTTATCACTCCTCGTCTGCGTAAAGAGATTGGCTATGTGGCCTTCTTTGGTATCGTATCTGGTTTTAGTGGTATTGCGATTGTCAACATCGATAAATATATGGTCTCTTCCTATCTAGGTCTAGAGCAGACTGGAATCTACTCGATTGCATTCTACTTTGGCACCATGGTGCTTCTACCTGCACGCGCACTTAAAAAAATTGGAGCTTCAGTCATCTCGGATGCTTGGCGCCACGACAATATTAAGCTCATCGAGGATACTTACAAGAAGAGTGCACTGTATCAACTTCTCATGGGGGCGGTGCTGTATGGTGGTATTGTGATCAACCTAGACAACATTCCAAACATATTGACCGAAAGTTATGCATCGGGAATGATCATCATCGCCATCATTGGTTTCTCAAATGTTTTAGAGATGGTTTCGGGTCAAGGAGCGACACTTCTTGCCACCTCACCAAAATATCGTACCCAAGCACTCTTTCAGTTTCTATTGATGCTCTTGGTAGTGGTCTCCAATATGCTTCTTATTCCTATATGGGGTACGGTAGGTGCCGCCATTGCAACTCTACTATCAAGTTTCACTATCTTGTTAGCTCGAGGAGTCTATATCTACCATCGCTGGCATATCCATCCATTTGGAATACAGATTACACGTCTAGCTATCGTATCCACTGTCGCAACGATATTGGCCTATCTTCTTCCTGAGAACATAGGAGGTTTCTGGTTTGTTGATATGGTCATTCGTTCTCTGTTTTTCCTTGTTCTGATGGGCTTAGGAAACTTCAAATTGTTGAAAGAGTGGGTCGACAACTACTTCTCCAAAGCTTGA
- a CDS encoding GH92 family glycosyl hydrolase: MKNRIFTLLVLLCTTFTTFAEKNNAIVDYVNPLVGSDSDFSLSNGNTYPAIALPWGMNFWTPQTGPMGDGWTYAYHTKKIRGFKQTHQPSPWINDYAAFSIFPETGDLKILGKDRAAWFSHKAEVAKPNYYRVYLADYDVTTEITPTERAAHFRFTFPKTDQAHILVDGFYKGSQVKIYPKERKIVGYCRNNSGGVPENFHNYFVIYFDKDFKSVGTWESKKSKNPTANYAPNSKEAEGYHVGAVLTFETEAGEQIHARVASSFISPEQAELNLKREIGNDSFKTTKEKATLAWNKELSKIKVEGGTTDQYRTFYTALYRTMLFPRKFYEYNSKNEIVHYSPYNGKVEKGYMFTDNGFWDTFRAVFPFFTLMYPELDSHIMQGLANTYKESGWLPEWASPGHRDCMIGSNSASLITDAYLKGIRGFDIETLYQAIIKNTKSKGPLNSVGRYGAEEYNKYGYVPYDSGVNENAARTLEYAYADWCIYELSKALDKPKDQIDLFAKRANNYKNLFDSRTGFMSGKNMDGSWSNARPDKWGDAFTEGSAWHYTWSVFHDPKGLATLYGSNEKMAAQLDRVFTSAPTFDDSYYGFQIHEITEMLIADMGQYAHGNQPVQHAIYLYNWLGQPWKAQYWTRNVMDKLYTPNADGLCGDEDNGQTSAWYVFSAMGFYPVAPGTGEYAIGSPLFKKITLTLENGKKFVIQANNNNHSNVYIKDATLNGNTFSKNYITHKQLTNGGTLKLNMSSKPNKKRGTKASSFPYSFSNEKR; this comes from the coding sequence ATGAAGAACAGGATATTTACCCTACTTGTTCTTTTATGCACTACGTTTACCACGTTTGCTGAAAAGAACAATGCCATTGTTGATTACGTAAACCCATTAGTAGGAAGCGATTCAGACTTCTCTCTATCTAATGGTAATACATATCCCGCTATCGCTTTGCCATGGGGGATGAATTTTTGGACTCCCCAAACAGGGCCTATGGGTGATGGATGGACCTATGCTTATCACACAAAAAAGATACGAGGTTTTAAACAAACCCACCAACCGAGTCCGTGGATTAATGATTATGCTGCCTTCTCTATTTTCCCAGAGACAGGAGACCTTAAAATACTAGGTAAAGACCGTGCAGCATGGTTCTCTCACAAAGCAGAGGTTGCAAAACCAAACTACTATCGTGTCTACCTTGCTGACTACGATGTAACCACCGAAATCACTCCTACAGAGAGAGCGGCACATTTCCGTTTTACCTTTCCAAAAACCGATCAAGCCCATATCCTTGTAGATGGATTCTATAAGGGCTCTCAAGTAAAAATATATCCTAAAGAGAGAAAGATCGTAGGATACTGTAGAAACAATAGTGGTGGTGTACCTGAGAATTTCCATAACTACTTTGTTATCTACTTTGATAAAGATTTCAAGAGTGTTGGAACATGGGAATCTAAAAAATCAAAGAACCCTACTGCCAACTATGCTCCAAATAGCAAAGAAGCAGAAGGATACCATGTTGGTGCAGTGCTAACTTTCGAAACAGAAGCTGGTGAGCAGATACATGCACGTGTTGCCTCTTCGTTTATCAGTCCTGAGCAAGCAGAATTAAATCTTAAAAGAGAGATTGGTAACGATAGTTTTAAGACAACCAAAGAGAAAGCAACTCTAGCATGGAATAAGGAGCTATCTAAAATAAAAGTAGAAGGTGGTACCACCGACCAGTATCGCACATTCTATACGGCTCTATATAGAACCATGCTATTCCCTCGTAAATTCTACGAATACAACAGTAAAAATGAGATTGTACACTACAGTCCTTATAACGGGAAAGTAGAAAAAGGATATATGTTTACCGACAATGGCTTCTGGGATACCTTTAGAGCTGTATTTCCATTCTTTACATTGATGTATCCAGAGTTGGACAGCCATATCATGCAAGGACTTGCAAACACCTACAAAGAGAGCGGATGGCTACCTGAATGGGCAAGTCCAGGCCATAGAGATTGTATGATTGGATCAAACTCTGCATCACTAATTACGGATGCTTACCTAAAAGGGATTAGAGGTTTTGATATCGAAACACTATACCAAGCGATCATTAAAAACACCAAAAGCAAAGGACCACTAAACTCTGTGGGTAGATATGGTGCGGAAGAGTACAACAAGTACGGATATGTTCCTTACGATAGTGGCGTGAATGAAAATGCTGCTCGTACCCTAGAGTATGCATATGCCGACTGGTGTATATACGAGCTTAGCAAAGCACTGGACAAGCCGAAAGATCAAATCGACCTTTTTGCCAAAAGAGCCAACAACTATAAAAACCTTTTCGATAGCCGTACTGGATTTATGTCTGGAAAAAACATGGATGGATCATGGTCCAATGCACGCCCTGACAAATGGGGAGATGCTTTCACAGAAGGGTCTGCATGGCACTATACATGGTCAGTATTCCACGATCCAAAGGGCTTAGCTACCTTATATGGCAGCAACGAAAAGATGGCAGCCCAACTCGATAGAGTATTTACATCGGCTCCAACTTTCGATGACTCTTACTATGGCTTCCAGATTCATGAGATCACGGAGATGTTGATTGCTGATATGGGACAGTATGCTCATGGAAATCAACCAGTGCAACATGCGATATATCTTTACAACTGGCTAGGTCAGCCTTGGAAAGCCCAGTATTGGACACGAAATGTCATGGACAAACTATACACTCCAAACGCTGATGGTCTTTGTGGGGATGAAGATAATGGACAGACTTCTGCATGGTATGTCTTTTCGGCAATGGGATTCTACCCTGTTGCACCTGGAACAGGCGAATATGCCATAGGGTCACCTCTGTTCAAAAAGATTACACTTACACTAGAGAACGGAAAGAAATTTGTTATTCAAGCCAACAATAACAACCACAGCAATGTATACATTAAAGATGCAACATTGAATGGAAATACATTCTCTAAAAACTATATCACTCATAAACAGTTAACCAATGGTGGTACTCTAAAGCTGAATATGAGCAGTAAGCCAAATAAAAAACGCGGAACTAAAGCATCCTCTTTTCCTTACTCTTTCTCTAACGAGAAGAGATAA
- a CDS encoding CDP-glycerol glycerophosphotransferase family protein, which produces MELKAGISLWKQIKNWIQILVVRPIMWIAYMKLHIFSIKKKNRVSIFVIEGHFFDNTKSLAPVITTDRDLEVAFIVKHDRVREVMQKEGYRVMKMKSFAALRFFLRSSYVAFSYGSSFMEFFPYFISPRWQEVLFIDHGIPVKATARKVPKYQHYGNHLLLQQYTYCICSGAQEAELLAEAYAIPLQNALVTGMPRNDRLITLMEHPELITKDIKKGSKRAILYAPTWRPYGRTHFFPFADHDLERVKKWLEDHDAILYFRVHKEDLRRNEAFFSQLDMDGPFRLVNQDFEPDVVEILSQFDLLISDFSAMIADFLPLDRAMVFLPYDYDIYAAQVGVIMDYDLLTPGAVVYDEVSFLDALAEGLDHPTKYAEERHKLMDVFYQFEDNKSSLRVVAEIKRSLFRHHYQALEK; this is translated from the coding sequence ATGGAACTAAAAGCAGGTATTTCGTTGTGGAAACAGATAAAAAACTGGATACAGATCCTAGTCGTGCGTCCCATCATGTGGATTGCGTATATGAAGCTTCATATATTTTCTATAAAGAAGAAGAATCGTGTTTCGATCTTTGTTATCGAGGGACATTTCTTTGACAATACCAAGTCATTGGCTCCTGTGATCACTACGGATAGAGATTTAGAGGTCGCTTTTATTGTGAAACACGATAGGGTGCGAGAAGTGATGCAGAAAGAGGGGTATCGCGTCATGAAGATGAAGTCGTTTGCAGCTTTGCGCTTCTTTCTACGCTCTTCATATGTTGCGTTCTCTTATGGCAGCAGCTTCATGGAGTTCTTTCCCTATTTTATCTCTCCACGTTGGCAAGAGGTATTGTTTATCGACCATGGAATACCAGTGAAGGCGACGGCTCGAAAAGTCCCCAAATATCAGCACTATGGAAATCACCTGCTGCTACAACAATATACCTACTGCATCTGTAGTGGAGCACAAGAGGCCGAGTTATTGGCTGAGGCTTATGCTATTCCTTTGCAAAATGCATTGGTTACTGGAATGCCTCGCAACGATCGTTTGATCACCTTAATGGAACATCCTGAACTGATCACCAAAGATATCAAGAAAGGGAGCAAGCGTGCTATTTTATATGCTCCCACGTGGCGACCTTACGGGAGAACACACTTCTTTCCATTTGCAGATCATGACTTGGAGAGGGTCAAAAAGTGGTTGGAAGATCATGATGCTATTCTCTATTTTAGAGTACATAAAGAGGACCTAAGACGTAACGAAGCCTTCTTTTCGCAGCTGGATATGGATGGACCATTTCGCTTGGTAAACCAAGATTTTGAGCCAGATGTGGTAGAGATCTTATCTCAGTTCGACCTTCTAATATCAGATTTTTCGGCCATGATTGCCGACTTTTTACCCCTGGATCGTGCCATGGTATTTCTACCTTATGACTACGATATTTATGCCGCACAAGTGGGTGTCATCATGGACTACGACCTGTTGACACCTGGAGCTGTAGTGTATGATGAAGTGTCATTCTTAGATGCACTTGCAGAAGGATTAGATCATCCAACTAAATATGCAGAAGAGAGACATAAACTGATGGATGTATTCTACCAATTTGAAGATAACAAGTCTTCTTTGAGGGTAGTTGCAGAGATAAAGAGATCGTTATTCCGTCACCATTATCAAGCTTTGGAGAAGTAG
- a CDS encoding YfhO family protein yields the protein MKDIQWKKVGTIVGILAIFLVVTYTYFSPLIAGKALQQHDHDTYMGMSSEIRSYRVTHDQEALWTNRMFGGMPSYLSGARYYGNKLSVIDDVLRVGPVPGSSVFLTFVGFFFLMMVCGLSPWVSLVASLAFGFSSFYFIILGAGHNTKALAISYMAPVLAGILLTFKGKRWLGAAILGVALGLELRAGHPQMTYYLFLMVVVYGLVELYYHFKDHKLVDYFKNIGALTVFAVLAVLANSSNLASTYEYSPFSIRGKSTLQTEDKTRKEGLDKSYIFDYSYDVGESFTAFIPRLKGGGMSEPLDKDSHLYQAIAKQHGAGQAKQICRNIPLYWGSQPIVSGPFYFGAVLCFLAFFGMFFVKGRIKWWLTITIFIAFLLSLGKNFSLLSDFMVNYFPMYNKFRDVKNIVIIQNLAMAMLGTFAIWKVTKRDYKDGEIEKALKYSVGILGGLCLLLVVIPSISGNFVGSVDGQLRQAGWPANWIQALQDDRRSIVRMDALRSLFFVLVSAAGIWAVWKQKIKGQWAVVLWAALVLIDMWPQDKKYLNDSNFVSKKRVENPYTPSKADKIILQDKSLDYRVLNLSVSTFNDASTSFFHNSIGGYHGAKMRRYQDLIEHQLSKEIQALQAGFGKIKSEADVSKLFDQTPVLNMLNAKYLIYNPKAAPLTNGSAYGNGWVVDQVKGVKDDNMEMAALGQSKLSHVAVMNEATKKTLGKLSNLPLSEKEKVTMTKYDPNELTYEVHCDADRLVVFSEIYYPKGWRAYVDNKEVDIYRVDYLLRALKIGKGTRSVQFKFVPSTYEKGEVISLISSILLLLSLAGMIVYGCKENKKKTEA from the coding sequence ATGAAAGATATCCAATGGAAAAAAGTGGGAACCATCGTAGGTATCCTTGCTATATTTCTAGTTGTAACCTACACTTACTTCTCTCCGTTAATCGCAGGGAAAGCGTTACAGCAGCATGATCATGACACCTATATGGGAATGTCTTCCGAAATTCGATCTTATCGTGTGACACATGACCAAGAGGCACTTTGGACGAACCGAATGTTTGGAGGGATGCCCTCTTACTTGAGTGGCGCAAGATATTACGGAAATAAGCTTTCTGTCATTGACGATGTGCTTCGTGTAGGCCCCGTTCCAGGAAGTAGTGTGTTCTTGACTTTTGTTGGGTTTTTCTTTTTGATGATGGTCTGTGGTCTCTCTCCATGGGTGAGCTTGGTGGCCAGTTTGGCCTTTGGTTTCTCCTCCTTCTATTTCATTATTTTAGGAGCAGGTCACAACACCAAAGCTTTGGCTATCTCCTATATGGCACCTGTTCTTGCGGGTATACTACTCACCTTTAAGGGCAAACGATGGTTGGGCGCTGCAATTCTTGGCGTCGCATTAGGTCTAGAGCTAAGAGCAGGACATCCACAAATGACCTACTATCTTTTCTTGATGGTGGTGGTTTATGGATTGGTTGAGTTATACTACCATTTTAAAGATCATAAACTGGTCGATTATTTTAAAAATATTGGGGCATTGACTGTTTTCGCGGTATTGGCTGTATTGGCCAACAGTTCAAATCTTGCATCCACATATGAATATAGTCCTTTCTCTATACGTGGAAAATCGACGTTACAGACAGAGGATAAAACGAGAAAAGAGGGACTCGACAAGAGTTACATTTTTGATTACAGCTATGATGTAGGAGAATCTTTTACGGCATTTATTCCTAGGCTTAAGGGAGGTGGAATGAGCGAACCGTTGGATAAAGATAGCCATTTGTATCAAGCCATTGCCAAACAACATGGAGCTGGTCAAGCAAAGCAGATTTGTCGTAACATTCCTCTGTATTGGGGTAGTCAACCTATTGTTAGTGGACCATTTTATTTTGGGGCCGTACTTTGCTTCTTGGCATTTTTCGGGATGTTCTTTGTGAAAGGACGTATCAAGTGGTGGTTAACGATCACTATCTTTATTGCATTTCTTCTTTCGCTAGGAAAGAATTTCTCACTTCTGAGTGATTTCATGGTCAATTATTTCCCTATGTATAATAAGTTTAGGGATGTGAAGAACATTGTTATTATTCAAAATCTAGCGATGGCCATGTTGGGTACCTTTGCGATTTGGAAGGTGACAAAAAGAGATTATAAAGATGGAGAGATAGAGAAAGCATTAAAATATAGCGTCGGTATTCTAGGCGGCTTATGTCTTCTTTTGGTGGTGATTCCAAGTATCTCTGGAAACTTCGTAGGGAGTGTGGATGGACAATTGAGACAGGCAGGATGGCCAGCAAACTGGATTCAAGCCCTTCAAGATGATCGAAGGAGTATCGTAAGAATGGATGCCCTCCGTAGTCTGTTCTTTGTGTTGGTTTCGGCGGCAGGAATATGGGCTGTATGGAAACAGAAGATTAAAGGGCAATGGGCAGTAGTTCTTTGGGCTGCACTAGTCTTGATCGATATGTGGCCACAAGACAAGAAATATCTAAATGACAGTAATTTTGTAAGCAAAAAAAGGGTTGAAAATCCATATACTCCATCTAAGGCAGATAAGATTATTCTTCAAGATAAATCATTAGATTATCGTGTATTAAACTTATCAGTAAGCACCTTTAACGATGCTAGCACCTCTTTCTTCCACAACTCTATTGGGGGTTATCATGGTGCCAAGATGAGAAGATATCAAGATCTTATTGAACATCAGCTTTCAAAAGAGATTCAAGCACTACAGGCAGGATTTGGTAAGATAAAATCAGAGGCCGATGTTTCAAAGCTCTTCGATCAAACTCCTGTGTTGAATATGTTGAATGCAAAATATCTTATCTATAACCCTAAGGCTGCACCATTAACAAATGGCTCGGCGTATGGTAATGGATGGGTTGTAGACCAAGTTAAAGGGGTTAAAGATGACAATATGGAGATGGCTGCTTTAGGGCAAAGCAAACTGTCTCATGTCGCCGTAATGAATGAGGCTACAAAGAAAACATTAGGTAAACTATCCAACCTTCCTCTTTCGGAGAAAGAGAAGGTGACCATGACTAAATATGATCCGAATGAGCTCACCTATGAAGTACATTGTGATGCGGATCGTTTGGTGGTATTCTCTGAGATATATTATCCTAAAGGGTGGAGAGCCTATGTGGACAATAAAGAGGTAGATATCTATCGTGTGGATTACCTATTGAGAGCATTGAAGATTGGAAAAGGAACACGTTCAGTTCAATTTAAGTTTGTTCCTTCGACCTATGAAAAGGGAGAAGTAATCTCTTTGATTAGCTCCATCTTACTTTTACTGTCGTTGGCAGGAATGATTGTGTATGGTTGTAAAGAGAATAAAAAGAAGACGGAAGCGTAG
- a CDS encoding TonB-dependent receptor: MSKLLYIIAIILFMIEGAYAQKKITIVDQESKSAIPFTTLYNTDNRQGFVTDVYGNVTLPENAENSKLQISSMGYESKIIVVKQIEDGETISLVPSHLKIDEVVVSGTTPSLQKQEVMNVAYLKMKDATVQNSLSETISNIPGVQQVTTGAAIGKPTIRGLSGSRIATFTHGIRLENQQWGAEHGLGVDATGIEGIEVIKGPASLLYGSDALGGVLYLVDDRFAPNHTTQVEVGSDYNANTKGIDAYGKVYWSGEKWSVNLSGSQRNHMDYIDGDGNVVNNTRFQTYDFKGKVGYRSKKWSSTLSYNHLDEKYGINEDGDTGGHRDRDLVAPYQPIITDIVSSENIFHLENSKIKLNLGFVRNHRKEIEGEEHDHGDEHGDEHEDEHDHDHGAVAADDDHDHDHEDEHEHEGEEHVGLEMLLQSYTYNLQWIKDFDNSQDQWIVGSQGMYRKNENLSEETLIPNTTTQNIGLFSTYKWGIADRFNMLFGARYDLQKMDSPDAQSEIQNRTDNAFSLSAGFNWSIGERMFIKTNISTGFRAPNIYELASNGSHPSANRYEIGNPNLKKEQAVQLDLSIASKGEHLGWYINPFVNRIQDYIFLTPNGETKENLKVYQYQQSNATLYGGEVGIHYHPHQIHWLHFNSDLSMVYSQDDDGNAIALTPATHINNKLAFDIPTGEKWSLNVYGAYNYTFKQDRVAAYETPTDAYGLVNLGATGRIQWLDRTFVLDLSVNNLFDKAYTSHLSRYKDVGLLNMGRAVQFGVKIPIL, encoded by the coding sequence ATGAGTAAATTATTATATATCATCGCAATCATACTATTTATGATTGAGGGAGCTTACGCACAAAAAAAAATAACTATTGTTGATCAAGAAAGCAAGTCTGCAATTCCTTTTACTACCCTTTATAATACGGATAATCGACAAGGGTTTGTAACAGATGTTTATGGTAACGTGACCCTTCCTGAAAACGCCGAAAACAGTAAATTACAGATCTCCTCTATGGGGTATGAATCTAAAATTATTGTGGTAAAACAGATTGAAGATGGCGAAACCATATCTCTTGTACCTTCCCATCTAAAAATAGATGAGGTCGTTGTTTCTGGTACCACACCAAGCCTTCAAAAACAGGAAGTCATGAATGTTGCCTACCTGAAGATGAAAGATGCCACTGTGCAGAACTCTCTCTCCGAAACCATATCTAACATACCAGGAGTACAGCAAGTCACAACTGGAGCTGCTATCGGAAAACCAACCATTAGAGGACTTTCAGGATCGCGTATTGCTACATTTACCCATGGTATTCGATTAGAGAACCAACAATGGGGTGCCGAGCATGGACTAGGTGTAGATGCAACAGGTATCGAAGGTATTGAAGTGATTAAAGGACCTGCAAGCTTACTATACGGTAGTGATGCACTTGGTGGAGTTCTATACCTAGTAGACGATCGTTTTGCGCCCAACCACACCACTCAAGTAGAAGTGGGAAGTGATTACAACGCCAATACCAAAGGGATCGATGCTTATGGAAAAGTATACTGGAGTGGTGAAAAATGGAGCGTTAACCTTAGTGGAAGCCAAAGAAACCATATGGACTATATCGATGGGGATGGCAACGTAGTCAATAACACCCGATTTCAAACATACGATTTCAAAGGAAAAGTGGGATACCGAAGTAAAAAATGGTCTTCCACATTAAGCTACAACCATCTTGATGAAAAATATGGAATCAACGAAGATGGCGACACAGGAGGACATAGAGATCGTGATTTGGTGGCACCATACCAACCGATTATTACAGATATCGTAAGTAGTGAAAACATATTCCACCTCGAAAATTCAAAGATCAAACTTAACTTAGGTTTTGTACGAAACCATAGAAAAGAGATTGAAGGAGAAGAGCACGACCATGGAGATGAACACGGAGACGAACACGAGGATGAACATGATCATGACCACGGAGCTGTTGCAGCTGATGACGATCATGATCACGACCATGAAGATGAGCATGAACACGAAGGGGAAGAGCATGTCGGTCTAGAGATGCTTCTTCAAAGCTACACCTACAACCTACAATGGATCAAAGACTTTGACAACAGCCAAGACCAGTGGATCGTAGGCTCACAAGGAATGTATCGTAAGAATGAGAATCTTTCTGAAGAGACACTTATTCCCAATACCACGACACAAAACATCGGACTCTTCTCCACTTATAAATGGGGTATTGCAGATCGTTTCAACATGCTATTTGGTGCAAGATATGATCTACAAAAGATGGATAGTCCGGATGCACAATCGGAGATTCAAAATAGAACAGATAATGCATTTTCACTCTCTGCAGGATTCAATTGGTCTATCGGAGAACGCATGTTTATCAAAACCAACATCTCCACAGGATTTAGAGCACCCAACATCTATGAGTTGGCTAGTAATGGTTCTCACCCATCTGCCAACCGATATGAAATTGGAAATCCAAATCTAAAGAAAGAGCAAGCAGTACAACTTGATCTCTCCATCGCAAGCAAAGGGGAACATTTGGGATGGTACATCAATCCTTTTGTAAACCGTATTCAAGACTATATATTCTTAACACCTAACGGAGAGACAAAAGAGAACTTGAAAGTATACCAGTACCAACAGAGCAATGCCACACTTTATGGAGGTGAAGTGGGAATCCACTACCACCCTCACCAAATCCACTGGCTACACTTCAACTCTGACCTAAGCATGGTATATAGTCAAGACGATGATGGAAATGCCATCGCATTAACCCCAGCAACACATATCAACAATAAGCTCGCTTTCGATATCCCAACAGGTGAAAAATGGAGCCTCAACGTATATGGAGCATACAACTACACATTCAAACAAGATCGTGTAGCAGCTTATGAAACACCAACAGATGCATATGGCTTAGTAAACCTTGGAGCAACAGGACGCATCCAATGGCTAGATCGCACTTTCGTACTAGATCTTTCAGTAAACAATCTATTCGACAAAGCTTATACGAGCCACCTATCACGCTATAAAGATGTTGGATTACTAAACATGGGACGCGCCGTTCAGTTCGGAGTAAAAATCCCAATCCTATAA
- a CDS encoding permease-like cell division protein FtsX gives MGRGRCKSGIRKNYRDYLSVISSHSLILFLLGLIAVIYFNAVQASKDVYESIGMTLLISDDIPDDQLEETVADWQNMETINSAEIISRERAAESIKSTFGNDAFDVIGYNPMKRMVDVSLTAKFARKGDIESLKEQLEGYSFVQKIHYKEDMLDSIRSNLKNLYFLSLVVMAIFVIVFISLMRSTIQNSLDSKKALIKNMRLVGASSSFIRKPFMSEAFWIGFIGSTISLILLSIFIGGVHKYLYTSLDLGTVIEKVILLMGIYTVGIGLSLITTRAKLYAFMRVNENEVYF, from the coding sequence ATGGGAAGAGGTCGTTGCAAAAGCGGAATACGAAAGAACTACAGAGACTATTTGTCTGTAATTAGTAGTCATAGTTTGATACTTTTTCTTTTGGGGTTAATTGCTGTAATCTATTTTAATGCAGTACAGGCTTCAAAAGATGTGTATGAGAGTATTGGTATGACTTTACTTATTTCTGATGATATCCCAGACGATCAGCTAGAGGAGACGGTCGCGGATTGGCAAAATATGGAGACGATCAACTCTGCCGAGATTATCTCAAGAGAGAGAGCTGCCGAGAGTATTAAGAGTACTTTTGGAAATGATGCGTTTGATGTGATTGGCTACAATCCCATGAAAAGGATGGTGGATGTTTCACTGACGGCTAAATTTGCACGAAAAGGAGATATTGAGTCACTGAAGGAGCAGCTGGAAGGCTACTCTTTTGTGCAGAAGATTCATTATAAAGAAGATATGCTCGACTCGATAAGGAGCAATCTAAAGAATCTATATTTTCTCTCTTTGGTGGTCATGGCCATATTTGTCATTGTGTTTATCTCTCTAATGAGAAGCACCATACAAAACTCATTGGATAGCAAAAAGGCCTTGATAAAAAACATGAGGTTAGTTGGAGCTTCTAGTTCTTTTATACGAAAACCATTTATGTCAGAGGCTTTCTGGATTGGGTTTATTGGCTCGACGATCTCACTTATTCTGTTATCTATTTTTATAGGGGGGGTGCATAAATACCTTTATACCTCTTTGGATTTAGGTACAGTGATAGAGAAAGTTATACTGCTTATGGGAATATATACTGTGGGTATTGGTTTATCACTGATTACGACCAGAGCAAAGCTTTACGCTTTTATGAGAGTGAATGAGAATGAAGTTTATTTTTAA